One part of the Arthrobacter tumbae genome encodes these proteins:
- a CDS encoding ExeM/NucH family extracellular endonuclease, with amino-acid sequence MKNSWRGALCSALSVGLIASPMAFSPASADETVDAQAAVGVVINEAYVNGGSANAPFTHKFVELVNTTDVAVSLDGWSLQYRSATGVVAPTGVAPLKGSIPANGNFLIQASSNGAVGEALPAADVTSSLNFSGSRGTIVLSDQATAVGSLPVGTVVGVPGVVDLLGYGDSNTFETAGEEGPGSTRNPLSMNRAEGVDTDNNIADFTALDAVTPTNAAGETAGTEPEPEPEPEPPTPGEVIPIDQIQGTGGATPYEGQVVTTRGVVTATYPTGGFDGYYIQTAGTGGDLGADHSASDGIFIYSTATVADVAVGELVEVTGTAGEFFGLSQITVLAGGMTKPVEAAEAVKTASVAYPADDAAREALEGMLVQPTNGFTVSDNYALNQYGELTLAVGDALLVQPTEIAPPGTAENAAVAADNAARRVKLDDGATTNFLSSANMDQPLPYLTPEQPVRVNSSATFTSPVVFDFRNSSWKFQPLTALTAANAAEVQPVAFEGSRPDAPENVGGDVKIASFNVLNYFTTTGDQLTGCTYYEDRDGNPVTVRGGCDARGAANAENLERQEAKIVAAINALDADVVSLEEIENSAKFGKDRDVALATLTAALNEAAPGVWDYVRSPDALPAIENEDFIRTAFIYKKAVVEPVGQSVILDDNVAFSNARKPLAQSFNIVGGDESTKFLTIANHFKSKGSGSGENADQGDGQGASNADRIEQANALVAFAEQLKADAGTDKVFLAGDFNSYSAEDPMQVLYDAGYINQGAKTDGYSYVFSGLVGSLDHILASPAADATVSGVDVWNINAVESVAFEYSRYNYNATDFYAPNQFRASDHDPVIVGLNLAQTDTTTELNLMGINDFHGRIDSNTVKFAGTVEELRAQYGEENSLFLSAGDNIGASLFASSVAQDQPTIDVLNALDLRASAVGNHEFDAGFADLSGRVADAAEFPYLGANVYQKGTTTPALQEYEIVDMGGIDVAIIGAVTEETPSLVSPDGIADLDFGDPVEAVNRVAQQIEDQDLADVIIAEYHEGAGDGAVEGSTIEGEVAAGGAFADIVTATSPLVDAIYTGHTHKQYAWDAPVPGAEGETRPIVQTGSYGEFIGHITLTVDNATGEVESYTVQNVARTATDSAALVATYPRVAEVKTIVDAALAEAAVIGNQPVGSVTADITTAFINGVRDDRLSESTLGNLVADSLRESLSSAERGGAEIGVINPGGMRNELYYGEDGVITYAEANAVLPFVNNLWTVTLTGEQFITMLEQQWQPEGASRSFLALGLSDNVSYTYNPDLAAGSRITSVTIDGAPLDPAAEYRIGTVSFLAQGGDNFTVFQQGTDVRDSGLVDRDAWVSYIEANSPLIPSFDRRSVIVKDAPGTVTAGDTVTFDVAKLNLTSLGSPTNTSLSASFVDGAGKVTELGTTPVTDGAAQVTVTVPKATPGAGSIVLVAKESGTTVTLPVTVESVAGAECVAPVKPERGPGAEKPNSYGKAMAEYRKCLAAARRG; translated from the coding sequence ATGAAAAATTCGTGGAGGGGCGCGCTGTGCTCAGCGCTTTCGGTCGGGCTGATTGCCTCACCGATGGCGTTCTCGCCAGCCAGCGCAGATGAAACCGTCGACGCCCAAGCGGCCGTCGGCGTCGTTATCAATGAGGCGTACGTTAACGGGGGCAGTGCCAACGCGCCGTTCACGCACAAGTTCGTAGAACTGGTCAACACCACTGACGTCGCAGTAAGCCTCGATGGCTGGTCGCTTCAGTACCGGTCAGCGACGGGGGTTGTTGCCCCGACCGGCGTTGCGCCTCTGAAGGGAAGCATTCCGGCAAACGGAAACTTCCTCATCCAGGCGTCCAGCAATGGCGCCGTCGGCGAAGCGCTGCCGGCGGCTGATGTCACGAGCTCGCTGAATTTCAGCGGGAGCAGGGGGACCATCGTCCTGTCTGATCAAGCTACGGCGGTCGGCTCGCTGCCTGTCGGCACGGTCGTGGGTGTGCCCGGCGTAGTTGACCTGCTGGGATACGGAGACTCCAACACCTTCGAGACCGCAGGCGAGGAAGGCCCTGGCAGCACCCGCAACCCACTGTCGATGAACCGCGCCGAAGGCGTGGACACTGACAACAACATCGCGGACTTCACCGCGCTCGACGCCGTCACTCCCACCAACGCTGCCGGTGAGACCGCTGGAACCGAACCCGAACCCGAGCCCGAACCGGAACCGCCCACTCCCGGCGAAGTGATCCCAATCGACCAGATTCAGGGCACCGGCGGAGCAACGCCGTACGAAGGGCAGGTTGTCACCACCCGCGGCGTAGTGACTGCCACCTACCCCACCGGCGGATTCGACGGCTACTACATCCAGACTGCCGGGACCGGCGGTGATCTGGGTGCGGATCACTCAGCATCCGACGGCATCTTCATCTACTCGACTGCGACGGTTGCGGACGTCGCTGTCGGCGAACTCGTCGAGGTAACGGGCACCGCCGGCGAATTCTTCGGCCTCTCACAGATCACCGTCCTGGCCGGCGGAATGACCAAGCCGGTTGAGGCTGCAGAGGCAGTCAAGACCGCCTCCGTCGCATACCCGGCCGATGACGCCGCACGGGAGGCACTCGAGGGAATGCTCGTCCAGCCGACCAACGGCTTCACGGTCTCGGACAACTACGCTCTGAACCAGTACGGCGAACTCACCCTTGCCGTAGGGGACGCTCTCCTGGTCCAGCCAACGGAAATCGCGCCGCCGGGCACTGCTGAGAATGCTGCTGTCGCAGCTGACAACGCGGCCCGCCGCGTCAAGCTCGACGACGGCGCCACCACAAATTTCCTCAGCAGCGCCAACATGGACCAGCCGCTGCCCTACCTCACGCCGGAGCAGCCGGTGCGGGTCAATTCATCGGCAACCTTCACCTCGCCCGTTGTGTTCGATTTCCGCAACAGCTCCTGGAAGTTCCAGCCGCTGACCGCACTCACCGCAGCGAACGCCGCCGAGGTGCAGCCCGTCGCGTTCGAGGGCTCACGTCCAGACGCGCCGGAGAACGTTGGCGGCGACGTCAAGATCGCGTCCTTCAACGTACTGAACTACTTCACCACCACCGGCGACCAGCTGACCGGGTGCACATACTACGAGGACCGCGACGGCAATCCCGTCACCGTCCGCGGCGGTTGCGATGCCCGCGGCGCCGCGAATGCGGAGAACCTGGAGCGCCAGGAAGCGAAGATCGTTGCGGCAATCAACGCGCTTGACGCCGACGTCGTGTCCCTCGAAGAGATTGAGAACTCGGCCAAGTTCGGCAAGGACCGGGACGTTGCCCTCGCCACGCTGACGGCCGCCCTCAATGAGGCTGCGCCGGGTGTCTGGGACTACGTCCGTTCACCGGATGCGCTGCCCGCCATTGAGAACGAGGACTTCATCCGCACGGCGTTTATCTACAAGAAGGCGGTCGTGGAGCCAGTTGGCCAGTCCGTCATCCTCGATGACAACGTGGCATTCTCCAATGCGCGCAAGCCCCTGGCGCAGTCCTTCAACATCGTCGGCGGTGATGAATCCACCAAGTTCCTCACCATCGCAAACCACTTCAAGTCCAAGGGATCGGGCAGCGGCGAGAACGCGGACCAAGGTGATGGACAGGGTGCATCCAACGCCGACCGCATTGAGCAGGCAAACGCTCTCGTCGCCTTCGCTGAACAGCTGAAGGCTGACGCCGGGACCGACAAGGTCTTCCTTGCCGGTGACTTCAACTCCTATTCGGCCGAGGATCCCATGCAGGTTCTCTACGACGCCGGCTACATCAACCAGGGCGCCAAGACCGACGGATACTCCTACGTCTTCTCCGGACTCGTTGGTTCCCTTGACCATATCCTCGCCTCCCCCGCGGCAGACGCGACGGTGTCCGGCGTGGACGTCTGGAACATCAACGCGGTGGAATCCGTAGCTTTCGAGTACAGCCGCTACAACTACAACGCCACCGACTTCTACGCGCCGAACCAGTTCAGGGCAAGTGACCACGATCCGGTGATCGTCGGCCTGAACCTGGCACAGACGGACACCACGACCGAGCTGAACCTCATGGGCATCAACGACTTCCACGGGCGTATCGACTCGAACACCGTGAAGTTTGCTGGAACCGTCGAGGAACTGCGCGCCCAGTACGGCGAGGAGAACTCGCTGTTCCTCTCCGCCGGGGACAACATCGGAGCATCACTCTTCGCCTCCTCGGTTGCACAGGACCAGCCCACCATCGACGTCCTCAACGCTCTGGACCTCCGCGCTTCGGCTGTCGGGAACCACGAGTTCGACGCCGGTTTCGCTGACCTGAGCGGCCGCGTGGCCGACGCCGCGGAGTTCCCGTACCTGGGCGCCAACGTGTACCAGAAGGGAACCACCACACCGGCCCTGCAGGAGTACGAGATTGTGGACATGGGCGGGATTGACGTCGCCATCATCGGCGCAGTCACCGAGGAGACACCGTCACTGGTGAGCCCGGACGGCATCGCCGACCTCGACTTCGGCGATCCCGTCGAGGCCGTGAACCGGGTGGCGCAGCAGATCGAGGACCAGGATCTGGCCGACGTCATCATTGCCGAGTATCACGAGGGAGCCGGAGACGGCGCCGTCGAGGGCTCCACCATTGAGGGTGAGGTTGCCGCGGGAGGCGCGTTCGCTGACATCGTTACCGCTACCTCGCCGCTCGTGGACGCCATCTACACCGGCCACACGCACAAGCAGTACGCATGGGATGCACCGGTACCGGGCGCTGAGGGCGAAACCCGCCCCATTGTCCAGACCGGTTCCTACGGTGAGTTCATCGGTCACATCACGCTCACCGTGGATAACGCCACCGGAGAGGTCGAGTCGTACACGGTGCAGAATGTTGCACGCACGGCCACTGATTCGGCGGCCCTGGTAGCAACCTATCCGCGGGTCGCCGAGGTCAAGACAATCGTTGACGCGGCGCTGGCCGAAGCAGCAGTCATCGGCAACCAGCCCGTCGGCTCCGTGACAGCGGACATCACCACCGCCTTTATCAACGGTGTGCGCGATGACCGTCTCTCCGAATCGACGCTCGGCAATCTGGTCGCAGATTCCCTGCGGGAGTCGCTTTCATCCGCCGAACGCGGCGGAGCCGAGATCGGCGTCATCAATCCCGGCGGCATGCGCAACGAGCTGTACTACGGCGAGGATGGCGTGATCACCTACGCGGAAGCGAATGCGGTGCTGCCATTCGTCAACAACCTGTGGACAGTCACTCTGACCGGCGAGCAGTTCATTACGATGCTCGAGCAGCAGTGGCAGCCGGAAGGCGCCTCCCGGTCCTTCCTGGCGCTCGGGCTGTCAGACAACGTGTCCTACACTTACAACCCGGATCTCGCTGCCGGCTCCCGCATCACGTCGGTCACGATTGACGGGGCCCCGTTGGATCCGGCCGCAGAGTACAGGATCGGAACAGTCAGCTTCCTGGCCCAGGGCGGTGACAACTTCACCGTCTTCCAGCAGGGAACCGATGTCCGTGACTCGGGACTTGTGGACCGCGATGCCTGGGTCAGCTACATCGAGGCGAACAGCCCGCTCATACCGAGCTTCGACCGTCGCTCAGTGATCGTGAAGGATGCACCGGGCACCGTCACGGCTGGTGACACCGTCACCTTCGACGTTGCAAAGCTGAACCTGACGTCGCTGGGCAGCCCCACCAACACCAGCCTGTCGGCGAGCTTCGTCGACGGCGCCGGCAAGGTTACCGAGCTGGGTACCACGCCCGTCACGGATGGCGCGGCGCAGGTCACGGTCACTGTTCCGAAAGCAACACCGGGAGCGGGCAGCATCGTTCTGGTCGCCAAGGAATCCGGAACGACGGTGACCCTGCCGGTCACCGTCGAGTCGGTCGCCGGAGCGGAGTGCGTCGCCCCGGTCAAGCCGGAGCGGGGCCCAGGCGCCGAGAAACCGAACAGCTACGGCAAGGCCATGGCCGAGTACCGCAAGTGCCTTGCGGCTGCGCGTCGCGGCTAG
- a CDS encoding septum formation family protein: MMIAAPKRYFLPAALLCTAAVLGGCTSGNDDGAQPSEPSAAESAQAVERQAASEVAPRDLQEGQCMADSGTAADPNLQVLPCGEPHPFEVFATTELPAGEYPGLGEADAQAQEFCRSEFAAFIGLDYDASALDLQYFYPVESEWTDDGGRSVVCLVGSAGGAPSTGTLRGSNE; encoded by the coding sequence ATGATGATCGCTGCCCCGAAGCGATACTTCCTGCCCGCTGCCCTTTTGTGCACGGCAGCGGTGTTGGGTGGCTGCACTTCCGGGAACGACGACGGCGCGCAGCCTTCTGAACCATCGGCGGCGGAAAGCGCTCAGGCGGTTGAGAGACAGGCGGCCTCCGAGGTGGCTCCCAGGGACCTGCAGGAGGGCCAGTGCATGGCTGACTCGGGCACTGCTGCGGATCCCAACCTCCAGGTGCTGCCCTGCGGGGAGCCCCATCCGTTTGAGGTGTTCGCTACGACGGAACTGCCCGCCGGCGAGTACCCCGGGCTCGGCGAGGCGGACGCTCAGGCGCAGGAATTCTGCCGCAGCGAATTCGCTGCGTTCATCGGCCTGGACTACGACGCGTCAGCCCTTGACCTCCAGTATTTCTATCCCGTCGAGTCGGAATGGACTGACGACGGCGGGCGGTCGGTGGTCTGCCTCGTCGGCAGCGCCGGCGGCGCACCTTCGACGGGAACACTCCGCGGCTCCAACGAATAG
- a CDS encoding NAD(P)H-quinone oxidoreductase, giving the protein MKAVVLRDFGEPDVLQVADVEPPSLQAGEVLIDVVAAGLNRADAQQRRGVYPPPPGASEYPGLEVSGRIADGGGSAFLRGDAVVALLSGGGYAGQVAVLAGQVLPVPAGVDLVAAAALPEVAATVYSNLVLVAGLRSGETLLIHGASGGIGTMAIQFARALGARTIVTAGTPEKLDYARSLGAEVCVNYREQDFVAEVGAATEGRGADVILDVVGAKYLGRNVEALAMGGRLVVIGLQGGVKAEVNLGSLMGKRASVTGTTLRSRPVEEKSAIMAGVREHVWPLISNGSISVPVDRTFPLSEVVQAHQYFDSGQHTGKVLLTL; this is encoded by the coding sequence ATGAAAGCAGTAGTGCTTCGCGACTTCGGCGAGCCGGACGTTCTACAGGTGGCCGACGTCGAACCCCCCAGTCTCCAGGCCGGGGAGGTACTGATCGATGTCGTCGCGGCCGGACTGAACCGGGCCGACGCGCAGCAACGCCGGGGCGTGTACCCGCCGCCTCCCGGTGCTTCTGAATATCCGGGCCTTGAGGTGTCGGGAAGAATAGCCGACGGCGGTGGGTCGGCCTTCCTGCGCGGCGACGCCGTCGTTGCGCTCCTTTCGGGCGGCGGCTACGCCGGGCAGGTCGCTGTGCTTGCCGGTCAGGTGCTGCCCGTACCTGCCGGTGTGGATCTGGTGGCGGCCGCTGCGCTGCCCGAAGTGGCTGCGACGGTGTACTCGAACCTGGTTCTGGTTGCAGGGCTGCGCAGCGGTGAAACGCTTCTCATCCACGGTGCTTCCGGCGGTATCGGCACGATGGCTATCCAGTTTGCGAGGGCACTCGGGGCGCGGACGATCGTGACGGCTGGAACGCCGGAGAAGCTGGACTACGCCCGTTCGCTCGGCGCGGAGGTCTGCGTGAACTACCGGGAGCAGGACTTCGTTGCGGAGGTGGGCGCAGCCACCGAGGGAAGGGGCGCGGACGTGATTCTCGACGTCGTGGGCGCCAAGTACCTCGGACGCAACGTTGAAGCCCTGGCGATGGGAGGCCGCCTCGTGGTCATCGGACTGCAGGGTGGAGTGAAGGCCGAGGTTAACCTCGGTTCCCTCATGGGCAAGCGCGCGTCCGTCACCGGCACCACGCTGCGCTCGCGGCCTGTGGAGGAGAAGTCGGCCATTATGGCGGGGGTGCGTGAGCACGTCTGGCCGCTCATCTCCAACGGGTCCATTTCCGTGCCCGTTGACCGCACGTTCCCTCTTTCGGAAGTTGTGCAGGCGCATCAGTATTTCGACTCCGGGCAGCACACAGGAAAAGTACTCCTGACGCTTTAG
- a CDS encoding PadR family transcriptional regulator, producing the protein MSVRHSLLALLQEQPRYGYQLRAEFEQRTGSTWPLNIGQVYTTLDRLERDGLVTNDGDDGDGHVIYRLTDSGEDEVRNWFAKPVAATNPPRNELAIKLALAVTLPGVDVRAVIQAQRSASMRSLQDYTKVRRTTAAHDRPEDTAWLLVLDSLIYSTEAEVRWLDHCESRMLQLSKHHAARSRTRDVGEPASGAVAEDKSHIHGGRK; encoded by the coding sequence GTGTCCGTACGCCACAGCTTGCTGGCGCTCCTGCAGGAGCAGCCGCGGTACGGTTACCAGCTCCGCGCTGAGTTCGAGCAGCGAACGGGCTCAACCTGGCCGCTGAACATCGGGCAGGTGTACACAACGCTGGACCGGCTCGAACGCGACGGCCTGGTGACCAACGACGGCGACGACGGCGACGGTCACGTGATCTATCGACTTACCGACAGCGGGGAGGATGAGGTGCGGAACTGGTTCGCGAAGCCGGTCGCCGCCACGAATCCGCCGCGTAACGAGCTGGCCATCAAACTGGCGCTCGCAGTGACCCTTCCTGGGGTCGATGTGCGGGCAGTCATCCAGGCGCAGCGATCCGCATCGATGCGGTCGCTGCAGGATTACACGAAGGTGCGCCGCACAACCGCAGCGCACGATCGGCCGGAGGACACAGCCTGGCTGCTGGTGCTGGATTCCCTGATCTACAGCACCGAAGCCGAGGTCCGGTGGCTGGACCACTGCGAGTCCCGGATGCTTCAACTCAGTAAGCACCATGCCGCCCGGTCCCGTACTCGGGATGTGGGGGAACCCGCGTCCGGGGCCGTGGCGGAGGACAAATCACACATCCATGGGGGAAGAAAATGA
- a CDS encoding ABC transporter ATP-binding protein: MSQVLQLAAVGRTYGEGATSVAALRNVNLTISKGEFVAVMGPSGSGKSSLLALAGGLDRPTSGEIYVEGTPLSGLTLNELARLRRRAVGYVFQDFNLVPTLTALENVSLPRELDGVPTRKARRQAKDALRLVGIENLADRFMDEMSGGQQQRVAIARAIVGDRHLILADEPTGALDSSTGDEIMGVLRHRADEGSAVMLVTHEARHAAWADRVIFIRDGRIVDESQAANDPAALLAQSGL; the protein is encoded by the coding sequence ATGAGCCAGGTTCTGCAACTTGCCGCGGTTGGGCGGACATACGGAGAGGGTGCCACGTCCGTCGCAGCCCTTCGAAACGTGAATCTCACCATTAGCAAGGGCGAATTCGTGGCGGTAATGGGGCCGTCCGGCTCCGGCAAATCTTCACTGTTGGCGCTCGCCGGAGGACTGGACCGTCCGACGTCGGGCGAGATCTATGTTGAAGGCACGCCGCTGAGCGGTCTGACACTGAATGAGTTGGCGAGACTCCGGCGTCGTGCAGTGGGTTACGTCTTTCAGGATTTCAACCTGGTGCCCACGCTGACAGCCTTGGAAAATGTCTCCCTGCCGCGCGAGCTCGACGGCGTTCCCACCCGAAAGGCACGCAGGCAGGCCAAGGACGCCCTGCGCCTCGTGGGCATCGAGAATCTCGCCGACCGCTTCATGGATGAGATGTCCGGCGGCCAGCAGCAGCGTGTTGCGATCGCACGGGCAATCGTGGGGGACCGGCACCTGATCCTCGCCGACGAACCAACCGGAGCGCTGGACTCTTCAACCGGGGACGAAATCATGGGCGTACTCCGGCACCGGGCTGATGAAGGTTCAGCCGTCATGCTCGTCACACACGAAGCGCGGCACGCTGCATGGGCCGACCGCGTGATCTTCATCCGTGACGGGCGGATTGTCGACGAGTCGCAGGCGGCCAATGACCCGGCAGCCTTATTGGCGCAGAGCGGCCTCTAG
- a CDS encoding FtsX-like permease family protein, with amino-acid sequence MGVEVGAYKGARKQAFLMALRLAWRDARKHKGRSALIVALIALPVAGMTMVALLITSSQMTAQERIDTELGTAQAVLMPGVGGGFVQMPTEPHSGVQVSAPDSNFVARTPLEAAPSGYKKIVEQTGQLELAKGKVPVFTQIRTTELFEPAFSSRFDLVEGSQEEKSDAVYLSTALSLRMDLSVGDELKVGSDSYPIAGIIREKGWAAIGEIVYALPGHPLSEASQGAPAAHVYLLGDNPLTWPEIKELNAVGVSALSRAVLLDPPDASEVPNSAIDYQTQSFLTGMVAISVIGSLVLAEVGLLAGAAFAVGAKGQRRMLALLAAAGGEKSTIRFIVTASGVVLGAIGVVVGAILGIAAAAAWVVWHLSNYSPAFPGFHLTWWPIGIFACLGFLASVIAALVPGSAIARQNVFTAVKSAHSASRPARRIPRAGLACLGAAIVFGGTGVWLAFAAADGEEAASRALFFVPLMALGTLFFISGLLACTGRIVDLIARAASRAPTSVRMAARDASRNRSRAVPAVAAVLAATSVAAIVMVGSATAAYQAQFGQSNNIRDLQGSVRLVHYNEEDGSLSSIDPTPAAVAVEKVMGSVGEATVVSGVEHSCPLDGECTYRRLELPAANTCAVRIAEETADPATCRDPFNGGNAGLPQFVADDVEAVTAIFGHAPSQEVVTALKSGKMVVLNPAWIEGGHVTILEEWWDPETGKPGETERIRVEAVAATGAPNLGLEGIISPSTAEGLGFEIQESFVVMDLPRQPTNAIADEINAELIETMGYQSTFMFQFPGPPVEEILWAICGIAALVALTSAAITAGLALADGRSDHVTLAGIGAAPALRKRLAAAQTALGASLGVVLGMVGGLVPAAAVLAAVPQYQLIIPWPQLLALVVLVPLIGAGSAWLFTRARLPMTRRALLE; translated from the coding sequence ATGGGTGTTGAAGTCGGCGCCTACAAGGGCGCCCGGAAGCAGGCGTTTCTCATGGCTCTACGGCTGGCCTGGCGGGATGCGAGGAAGCACAAGGGACGCAGTGCCCTGATCGTGGCGCTGATAGCTTTGCCGGTTGCAGGAATGACCATGGTTGCGCTGTTGATCACTAGCTCGCAGATGACCGCACAGGAGCGGATTGACACCGAATTAGGAACGGCGCAGGCAGTGCTCATGCCGGGAGTTGGCGGTGGTTTCGTCCAGATGCCGACTGAGCCGCACTCGGGCGTGCAAGTGTCTGCACCAGACTCAAACTTCGTGGCGCGGACTCCCCTTGAAGCGGCGCCATCCGGCTACAAGAAAATAGTTGAGCAGACAGGTCAGCTGGAGCTCGCCAAGGGAAAAGTGCCGGTCTTCACGCAGATCCGCACCACAGAGCTGTTCGAGCCAGCCTTCTCATCACGCTTCGATCTTGTGGAGGGCTCGCAGGAAGAGAAATCAGACGCGGTGTACCTCAGCACTGCGCTGTCCCTACGAATGGATTTGAGCGTAGGTGATGAGCTGAAGGTCGGTTCTGACTCCTACCCGATTGCTGGAATCATTCGAGAAAAGGGATGGGCCGCTATCGGGGAGATTGTTTATGCCCTGCCCGGACATCCGCTCTCGGAAGCATCTCAGGGAGCGCCGGCGGCGCACGTATACCTGCTGGGAGATAACCCGCTGACGTGGCCGGAAATCAAGGAACTCAACGCTGTCGGCGTTTCGGCGTTGTCCCGGGCAGTCTTACTTGATCCGCCGGACGCGTCAGAAGTCCCCAACTCTGCGATTGACTATCAGACGCAGAGTTTCCTGACGGGAATGGTGGCGATCAGCGTTATTGGCTCACTGGTTCTCGCTGAAGTCGGTCTGCTCGCTGGTGCCGCGTTTGCAGTCGGCGCGAAAGGTCAGCGCAGGATGCTGGCGTTGCTCGCCGCTGCGGGTGGAGAGAAATCGACGATCCGTTTCATTGTCACTGCTTCCGGTGTCGTGCTGGGAGCAATTGGCGTAGTCGTCGGGGCGATTCTTGGAATTGCTGCCGCTGCCGCGTGGGTCGTTTGGCACCTTTCAAACTACTCGCCGGCTTTCCCAGGGTTTCACCTGACCTGGTGGCCAATCGGTATCTTCGCCTGCCTCGGTTTCCTTGCATCCGTCATCGCCGCTTTGGTGCCCGGATCCGCGATCGCTCGTCAGAATGTATTCACTGCAGTGAAATCGGCGCACTCAGCCTCCAGGCCGGCCCGGCGTATTCCGCGTGCTGGCTTGGCTTGTCTGGGCGCTGCGATCGTTTTCGGCGGAACCGGTGTCTGGCTTGCGTTCGCAGCTGCTGACGGCGAAGAGGCTGCGTCGCGTGCGCTGTTCTTCGTTCCGCTCATGGCGCTGGGAACACTCTTCTTCATCTCGGGTTTGCTGGCGTGCACGGGAAGAATTGTGGATCTCATTGCTCGCGCAGCTTCCAGGGCCCCCACATCAGTGCGGATGGCTGCACGGGATGCTTCCCGCAACCGGAGCCGCGCTGTTCCGGCGGTTGCCGCTGTTCTCGCGGCGACCTCGGTTGCTGCGATCGTGATGGTCGGATCAGCAACAGCGGCCTATCAAGCCCAGTTTGGGCAATCCAATAATATTCGAGACCTCCAAGGATCCGTGAGGCTGGTGCACTACAACGAGGAGGACGGGTCACTCAGCTCGATTGACCCCACTCCTGCTGCCGTCGCGGTCGAGAAGGTGATGGGGAGCGTCGGTGAGGCGACCGTCGTGAGTGGAGTCGAGCATTCATGCCCGCTCGATGGAGAGTGCACTTATCGAAGGCTGGAGCTACCAGCCGCGAATACGTGTGCAGTACGGATCGCCGAAGAAACTGCAGATCCGGCTACGTGCCGCGATCCCTTCAATGGTGGCAACGCGGGCTTGCCCCAGTTTGTTGCCGATGATGTTGAGGCCGTCACAGCGATTTTCGGGCACGCCCCCTCGCAAGAGGTGGTCACTGCGCTGAAGTCCGGCAAGATGGTGGTTCTAAACCCAGCGTGGATCGAGGGCGGCCACGTAACCATCCTTGAAGAATGGTGGGATCCGGAGACTGGGAAGCCTGGTGAGACCGAACGAATCCGGGTGGAGGCAGTTGCTGCTACCGGAGCACCCAATCTCGGGTTGGAAGGGATCATCTCGCCTTCCACCGCCGAGGGTCTGGGGTTCGAGATCCAGGAGAGCTTCGTCGTTATGGACCTGCCGCGGCAGCCCACCAACGCCATCGCGGATGAAATCAACGCGGAGCTCATCGAAACCATGGGTTACCAATCAACATTCATGTTCCAGTTTCCAGGTCCACCTGTCGAGGAAATCCTGTGGGCTATTTGCGGCATTGCCGCTTTGGTGGCGCTGACCTCGGCTGCGATCACGGCCGGACTCGCGCTCGCCGACGGTCGCAGTGACCACGTCACCCTCGCCGGAATCGGTGCCGCACCGGCGCTGCGCAAGCGGCTGGCGGCTGCACAGACAGCGCTCGGCGCGAGCCTTGGCGTCGTTCTTGGCATGGTGGGAGGTCTGGTTCCTGCCGCCGCTGTTTTAGCGGCGGTGCCGCAGTACCAGCTCATCATCCCCTGGCCCCAGCTTCTGGCGCTTGTGGTGCTTGTTCCGCTGATTGGAGCCGGTTCTGCCTGGCTTTTCACCCGCGCCAGGCTCCCCATGACACGCAGGGCGCTCCTTGAGTAG
- a CDS encoding bacterial proteasome activator family protein has product MTQQQPENLDGTPAPAAKESQILSGELDAGRGLPEQNDDGGSRSDKAQGTKLTELVDEPAKVMRIGTMLKQLLEEVRSAPLDDAGRSRLAEIHERSMRELEDGLAPELVEELHRINLPFTDDVVPTDAELRVAQAQLVGWLEGLFHGIQTALAAQQMANQQLAAQLQLKQLPPGTVLAPGVVVGDDGEPKRAPGARPGPAQTPDTHGPGQYL; this is encoded by the coding sequence ATGACCCAACAGCAGCCCGAGAACCTCGACGGCACCCCCGCGCCCGCGGCGAAGGAGAGCCAGATCCTGTCAGGAGAGCTGGACGCGGGACGTGGCCTTCCGGAACAGAACGACGACGGCGGCTCCCGCAGTGATAAGGCGCAGGGCACCAAACTGACTGAGCTGGTGGACGAGCCCGCCAAGGTCATGCGCATCGGCACCATGCTCAAGCAGTTACTTGAGGAGGTGCGCAGCGCTCCTCTCGATGATGCCGGGCGCAGCCGCCTCGCCGAGATTCATGAGCGTTCCATGCGTGAGCTTGAGGACGGACTTGCACCGGAACTGGTCGAGGAGCTGCACCGGATCAACTTGCCGTTCACGGATGACGTGGTTCCTACAGACGCTGAGCTCCGCGTTGCGCAGGCGCAGCTGGTGGGATGGCTCGAAGGTCTGTTCCACGGTATCCAGACCGCGCTTGCCGCTCAGCAGATGGCCAACCAGCAGCTGGCTGCGCAACTTCAGTTGAAGCAACTGCCACCCGGCACCGTTCTTGCTCCGGGGGTCGTGGTCGGCGACGACGGTGAACCGAAGCGCGCTCCCGGAGCCCGGCCCGGTCCCGCGCAGACACCGGACACCCACGGTCCGGGCCAGTACCTCTAA